The genomic interval tttttaaacataaaatatattGGACATAATTAACATGGAAAATTAGTGCTGTGTGATTAATGGCAGTTTTTAAGACAATGGTAAAATAAGTTGGttcattgatttttgttttagagTGGTGTATGGAGGGAGATGTagtcaatatttacatttttttaaattaaaaaggcaaaatggtaaatactctaaattgatttttttattaaacaaaaggaaaaactgCTCTTtagtactaaaatgttttaaaacatatttttaatttgaaaagttAAAGCATGTAATgttctttatatttttaaattagaagtGAATCAGCATTTTTACTGGTAatggttttaaaaatattaatattgtgctatttttttctgcatattTGAACATTCTAATCGGCCTTGTGCTTCATATTAGATTGGACGAGTATTGccttcaatggtagccaatgagtcttaattttatattttgggggggaacaTTTTGTCCTAAAGTAGCCTTGGTCACGTGACAATGTTTGAATCACATGACTTGCACGAGAGGAGAGAAGCGCATCGCTGATAGGAATCCGGTAAAGACACTTCCTTACATTAATGATCAAGATATTACTAATAGATGCGTTTTGTAAAACTTGACAATATATGTATCTACTCTAGAAAGCgagttcttcatttttttttgcttggcgTTTTGTTGCTAACCCGAACAACGCCATAAATGCTAACGTGCCGTTCAAAACAGCTTTTAATAGGCAGAAATTGCTTTTCCATAACGAGTTGAATTTATTCACTCAAACGTTAATTTGCTAATTTGGGTTGGAAATGTTATCTGGGCATAGAAAGTGCGCATGTTAGCAACTTTaaagctacatttttttttgtcgatCATATTTGTTTGATGACAGTCTATTTTTACGATCAGAAATGTTAATTTATAGTATAGTAGAGTGTTAAACAGGCAGTAAACGCGACAAAAGTGGGTTAGAATAACTATTATATTACAGTACATATTTTAAACAGAAGGTACGTAAACGCATCCTACATTTTTACAATGTAAAACACTGCTACTTAGTGGTTCTAAAACGCAACTGCAGGCTTCAAATAGACGGAATACGCACTtccacaataaaaataaataaatgttagtCAATAAATCATgacctaaatttaaaaaatcaaatatagattaaatattttttaaagtttaaattcaacattaaattacataaagagaaaatacaaaaatgaaattgtttaaattaatactgaaataaatattgaaatacagtagtgaaaaataataattaaaattataaataaatgtttaaataaatattgatttaaacaaacggctttaaaatgaatatttaaataaatattcaaataaacATGGTCATGTTCACATCTTAAtgccatttttaatttatttaattgtgtatttattttaactcGGCACTCCATCGCTACAAACTTTAGTATTGTTTAAAtggaatttattttgtttttgttttttcaatgtaGTTTTTAATAGAGTGAACACAATGAGGCTGGTGATTCTGGACGATTACGACCTGGCCAGCGAGTGGGCCGCCAAATATATCCGCAACCGAATAATCCAGTTCAAACCCTCCGCCGACAATTTCTTCACCCTGGGTTTACCCACAGGTGAGTATCGTAAATTGATTGGTGTCAAACCTGCGGCCAGTGGGCCAGAAGTGGCCCGTCAGGAGGTCTGACCCGGCCCACGTGGTTGTTCTGTGAGAATCCCTCACTTGATCAATTTATTTCTAGAATATGAGGAAAATATGTCCCTATTTGacgcctattttttttctggcaggTAGCACGCCATATGGCTGTTATCAAAAATTAATTGAATATCACAGAAATGGAGACCtatcattcaaatttgtcaagACGTTCAACATGGATGAATATGTTGGTAAGTTGCAatctagctaaaaaaaatattcatttgtaaTGAAGACTTACCTTGTATTGACTTACTTATTGTTATCTTGTACTTGCCTTTAATTGTCAGTGAGTAATGCCTGCATGACAAGACAAGTGAAAATACCAACAAACTGATTATTTACAATTcattaattacaaaaaaacacattttaattgagTTTCATACCGCAGACAGGGAATGTTTGAGTGCGTAATTTTTTTTAGACCGACTTAAATGACCCACACAGACTTGACATAATTTACTTATAGTTATCTTGTACTTGCCTTTAATGGTCAGTGAGTAATGCCTGCAAGACAAGTGAAAATACCAACAAACTGATTATTTACAATTCATTAATtacaaaaaacacattaattgcGTTTCATACTGCAGACACGGAATATTTGAATGCGTAATTTTTTGTTAGACCCGCACAGACTTGGCATAATTTACTTATAGTTTTCTTGTACTTGCCTTTAATTGTCAGTGAGTAATGCCTGCATGAAAAGTGAAAATACCAACAAACTGATTAACGTTCATTCAAAAAATGTATCACAACGGTTGCATAATTTTTGAAGTAAACCAAATACTAAGAATAAAAGTCACCTGAGTTTTACTAACGAAGGTATTTTGCGGTGCAGGCCTTCCTCGCGCTCACCCGGAGAGTTACCACTCGTACATGTGGAACAACTTTTTCAAGCACATCGACATCGACCCTGCCAACGCGTCCATCTTGGACGGGAACGCCGAGGACCTGGAAGCAGAGTGCCGGGCTTACGAGAAGAAAATAGCAGAAGCCGGAGGAATCCACTTATTTGTTGGCGGTCGCTCATTCaatcttatttttattattattatttgtagtaTTTTAAAGACTAACCCATGCTGGCCCTTTTCGCAGGCATCGGACCCGACGGCCACATCGCCTTTAACGAGCCCGGCTCCAGCCTGGTCTCCAGGACCAGAGTGAAGACCCTCGCCAAGGACACCATCGTGGCTAATGCTCGCTTTTTCGGGAACGACCTCTCCAAAGTGCCCAACATGGCTCTGACTGTCGGCGTGGGCACCGTCATGGACGCCAAGGaggtcgctcgctcgctcggaaTTTACACCAATTGTTTAAAACAATCCAAAAAAGTAGCATTGTGGCCATATTGGAATTAGCGTAGCGCTAAAGTGACGTCCGAGCcttacccaagatggccgctagCCCTTCAAATTCAAACGGTCTATTGGcatcaatggcagggaatgagttaaaCGGACGTTGGAACATTCGTGGAGATGGATTTGTTACAATATTGGTATCAGGAGCCCCAAAAATTTTATTGATGCAGATTGGAAAGGCATTGGGCCCCGAGGTGGAGCCTTGGGGGACCCCGCATGTATTTTCAATCTGCTCAGAGCTCACCCAAAGTATattaaattaacacaaaaaagcGGAACTTATATtctagaaaatacggtaacccatAATTTAACATCATTATCCGCCTGATTTTAtgagtgtattttttaatatgaattTTGAAATATTGCAGGAATTAGGACGCCGTACATGTGGGTAATGTTGACTCCATGGCCGGCCAGTTTAACATTTCAGAtataaaattcaacatttttaaatgatataaGTGAATTTAGTATAGGTATGAAAATTGTGTGAATTTTAGTTGGGAAAATTCACCACCATCTTAAAATAGCATGCAGTTTTTGTGGATTATGTTAACATTAGatgataaatatttatttaataatgtatatatttcgttattaatttatatatatttatttttttaaattaatttatatatatttatttttttaaattaatttatatatatttatttttttaaaattaatttatatatttatttatttaataatgtatatatttatttatttatttatatatttattattttttttaaataatttttatttgtatgtatgtatttatttacttatttatgacctatctatttatgtctaagttgtcttttgctgtgtctgtattcccaccctcttgctactgtgacaatgaagtttccccgaatacgggatgaataaagtgatctaatctaatctaaaattgtatttttctagGTGATGATTGTAATTACTGGTGCGCACAAAGCTTTTGCGCTGTACAAAGCCATCGAAGACGGTGTCAATCACATGTGGACAGTTTCGGCGTTCCAGCAACATCCGCACACCATCTTTGTCTGCGACGAAGACGCTACGCTGGAGTTACGAGTCAAAACGGTCAAATACTTTAAAGGTACGGACGCCACCGTCAAGTTTCAGTGCCATCGACAGCACCGCACGTCCAATTCCTTTCGGCCAGTCACAAATATCAGAAGATATTTCTAACTTTACattattttactattactatttttaactgtacatttGAGGCCAaaaattggctttttttgtgtttacacTGActagttttaggttgcagcgCTACTTGATGCGTTTAAATTTGTTCAGAGTGGaaaggaattggacgtccagcacGGTCAATGGATACCGACCGATGAGTTGAAAATTTTGACGGTGAATTTTTAGCAATTTTTGGGGGTTATTATTGCAGGTTTGATGCACGTCCACAATAGACTGGTGGATCCTGTTCTCAGCATTAAGGACAAATAAAGATGGCCGACGTGTTCAATTAGTGATCATATCAGTAttatttgtttaagaaaaaaataataatgaaaaaaaaaaagatttgtattGTTCATGAATTGGCGCGGGTGCTGCAACTGTTACTGTTTTGCAATTGTTTGACAATAAACTTTTTTAAATggtgttttgtatttttcttctttagaCCAATGCatattgtctttgttttttttttattataattgtgGAATTAAATACTATGTAGCCACATGGATCCTATTTGATAGAGAATTGtgggatatttttttctgatgtggATTTGATGTAAATTTGTGAAAATTATATTGGgattgcttcttatcatattttgtatttaatgtgGCTCTGCCTCATTTAATGTTACTCTATTTTTATTCTAtcttaaaacactcaaagtCATCAGCGCCTATTACAAAACAAATCATAAATTATGTTTTTAAGGGTGAATAATATGCTAATTGTGCGTTTTTGCCTGTTTTGTGCAACTCCCACATTTTAAaagttttgctctttgtgtctaactaaAATTATTaatacagtaatctctcgaatatcgcggcttcactacatcgcgttttttttctgggggaaatttttttaatgaaaaatttgGAATATGTAATCAATGAAacagtattccctcgaataccgcggcttcaactttcacagtttcacgacatcgcagatttttttctgggggaatttttattttttgtaagttcataaaaatgtaaaattccatgcttaaactcgtaagcagaagacACTCCTCCTTCCTTCgcttgctactaagactcagcactgaagtttaaaaaaaatatctatatatatatttttttaataggggtgaccctattttgcgttttttttttgcttatcgcggccatgtctggtctacattaaccgcaataatcgagggattactgtaaatcacAAATATAACATCACATCCAATCTCTAGTGTGGACAAGATGGCTTCCCTTTCAAAGTTACAAAGTCAAAACTCGTCAGCCTTTGGGTCCATTTACTCAATGTGTTCGTTATTAAATAATGAGGCCAGTGTATGCTAGCGCGCATCAATAAGTTATGCAGCAGCTGCCTATGATAGCATCTGGCTAAGTGGTTATTATTAATAAGCTATTGTGCAGTGGCCGGATGATGAAGTTATGAAACGATCGACAGCGGGCGAAAAAACACTTTTGGGTGTTTTTCCTAACACAAAAGGGCGCCGtataggaatttaaaaaaaatgttcagagTACTTACTAATCTTTAAATGTGTCTCGGTTCTTGGAGAGGTTCTCCGCCCACGTGGATGTCGCCATGGAATTTTTCTTCCTTGAAGAAACTATGATAAAGCTCAAATTATAGCAGATTcaacaaatatatatgaaaagttGATAGTGTAGcgacaataatacaaacatgaaatggggtCACCGTTAGAGAGtggccactagagggcagtgtttAGCATCGGGAGTTAACTAGTAGCACAGAAAGAGTTTTGAAAGTCCAAATATGAAATGGGTCTTGGAACATATTAACCTCAATAAACGAGGTACcgtatttctcgcatataagccgcatttgcaacttaaaaaaatgactgaatcgagagtacggcttatatgcgcacaagacttgcgaTATGATTTTTCAACAGtaaatgtcggcaaagtaacattgactatttgttggttattttttgttttgcagtaagaaaacaacctttactggatgaattaattccttatgatattgaccctaataatgtgcttatattatctcagaaataccccccgcaatgatttttcttgcgattttcccttcaaagtaacacatttgtactccctattaaaactatgaatatggaagtgaaaattgtgaatcaggaggcggcttatacgcgagaaattacaaaattctacgattttaaggccattttaagcatgcggcttatatgcgagtaaatgccTTCAATGTGATTTAATATTATGAAATTGTTCTGATAATTTTAACACTAACCTCGCAATAGTAgatttttaatcttgtaatattctGACTTCTTTCTTTGTGCGGTCAAAATATTTTGCGCGACTTCCACCtactaagtaaaaaaaataaaatatttctggATAATCTTTCAAAAGTGGCGAATTCAGAGAGTGGGAAATATGACATGTATATTTTTCTATAGCTAAAAACATGTATGGAATCTCAGAGTGCACTTTAccataaatgcattttttgagtCATACATTGtttataaggctttttttctaaaagaaaaGCACTTTTTCCATGAATACATCAGATATCTGTTAAATATTGAGCCGGGCACTATATTGGGcgctttattatttattaattggcATAAAACCTACCTGAAAAATACTATCGGTATATTTTAGTGGTCTTTTTTTATATGACAGAAATAAAAACTCACTTGACCTTTTTTTCCAGGCACTACTTTATTTTGGCACAGTGTATTGGGTAATCACAATACAATTAGacagacattttaaaaatgatgacatCCCATTGGTTGGCGTGTGTCTTTTTCGTTTAATATGGCTTCGGTCATATGGGAAAACGTCTGGCGCATTATGGAACGTCAAATACGACGGCGTCGAAAATCGTTCGGCACGCTGCCGTGGGGCGTCCAATCGAATTAGAACATTTGTCTTGAAATTCTCACACgatctcccacttcaaatggattggacgtctattgccgtcaatggcggccattgaCTGAATAATTGGAGCTTCCCGTAAAACAgacatataatatacatatatggttttaatttaaaataatgaatcGATAAATAGAGCAGGCCAAGCGGCGTAGTTAATATGTACATTAAAAATGAtgatatattataataaatacattgatttaaaaaaaaaaaaaacaccctgtgTTAGGACAAACACGGAGACCAACAATATTTATCTTTGCATAGGTTATTGCAGTTTTAAATACATTCTTGCTTGTGTAGAAGCAGAActaaaaagaatgaaataaaacatttgcccCTTCAGACAATGCAATGCGACATATTAATTTCAGatttgaattttgaatttttcaAGTTGACTGAAAAGCTGTTTTGTTCTTAGAAAATCATGCGGCATGCGTATTGATTAAAATGACATCATCCGCTGCATTTATGTTTGTCTTCTACAAGATCTACTGTCCAATCGCTGATCGCCACACACAAGATTGCCGCCAGctgattataagaaataaaacatttttttcaatccaatatcccgtttttggtgtttttttcagagagttggaacgaattaatttgtttcccattcatttcaatgggaaacttccgcttgagttacgagaatcttgtcatacgagctcagtcccggaacggattaagctcgtatctcgaggtaccactgtatatatatataaataaatcggTATTGGCAGATAACCCACCCGCGGAAACGGTATGGGCGCAACACTAATATGGATAGGTTTCCTTGCAAAATGATTGGACAGACAAAAAAACTCGGAGCGGCGTTCCTTGAGGttcccgttttttttatagGTAAAGATAACCGATCCAATAAACCACGTTAAAAAGGCCGAAAGCGGTGGGGAAGAATATTCGGGCGTACGAATCGATCTTACTCACTCGCACGTGCATCCGGTTTTCTCGCCAAGCGCCCGAGCGACAGTCGTCGAAGCAGCAAAAGAAGCTCATGCAGTCTTTGCCGTCCAAACAATCGTAGGCGtaatcg from Stigmatopora argus isolate UIUO_Sarg chromosome 15, RoL_Sarg_1.0, whole genome shotgun sequence carries:
- the LOC144090064 gene encoding glucosamine-6-phosphate deaminase 2 isoform X2, with amino-acid sequence MRLVILDDYDLASEWAAKYIRNRIIQFKPSADNFFTLGLPTGSTPYGCYQKLIEYHRNGDLSFKFVKTFNMDEYVGLPRAHPESYHSYMWNNFFKHIDIDPANASILDGNAEDLEAECRAYEKKIAEAGGIHLFVGGIGPDGHIAFNEPGSSLVSRTRVKTLAKDTIVANARFFGNDLSKVPNMALTVGVGTVMDAKEVMIVITGAHKAFALYKAIEDGVNHMWTVSAFQQHPHTIFVCDEDATLELRVKTVKYFKGLMHVHNRLVDPVLSIKDK
- the LOC144090064 gene encoding glucosamine-6-phosphate deaminase 2 isoform X1 translates to MTCTRGEKRIADRNPSEHNEAGDSGRLRPGQRVGRQIYPQPNNPVQTLRRQFLHPGFTHSTPYGCYQKLIEYHRNGDLSFKFVKTFNMDEYVGLPRAHPESYHSYMWNNFFKHIDIDPANASILDGNAEDLEAECRAYEKKIAEAGGIHLFVGGIGPDGHIAFNEPGSSLVSRTRVKTLAKDTIVANARFFGNDLSKVPNMALTVGVGTVMDAKEVMIVITGAHKAFALYKAIEDGVNHMWTVSAFQQHPHTIFVCDEDATLELRVKTVKYFKGLMHVHNRLVDPVLSIKDK